One region of Gloeocapsopsis sp. IPPAS B-1203 genomic DNA includes:
- a CDS encoding aminotransferase class IV yields MYWYSGKLIQSNTIELAIDDPGLLYGATVFTTLRVYHQSLAHPFTNWQAHCDRLRYSSETFGWQLPDWEQIQQGALSLISHFPVLRITIFPNGCELIIGRHLPVDLTKKQKYGVRAWIATNHDRSLPLHKTGNYLSPWLAKLAAQQHSADEAILVDENGNWLETSTGNLWGWRDNCWWTPPLTAGILPGVARSQLLEWIQQHCRVQEEPWFADAVDTFEAIAYSNSVVEVIPIHTVIEQHGEVIQKTYDPYHSSLKLLRQLYVA; encoded by the coding sequence ATTTATTGGTATAGCGGTAAATTAATCCAAAGCAACACAATAGAATTAGCAATTGACGATCCTGGTCTACTCTACGGCGCAACAGTATTTACAACGCTGCGAGTCTATCATCAATCACTCGCTCATCCCTTCACTAATTGGCAAGCCCACTGCGATCGCCTGCGTTATAGTAGCGAAACATTCGGTTGGCAACTCCCTGATTGGGAACAAATTCAGCAAGGTGCACTTAGCTTAATCTCACACTTCCCCGTTCTCAGAATTACCATTTTTCCTAATGGCTGCGAATTAATTATAGGAAGACACCTACCTGTAGACTTGACAAAAAAACAAAAGTATGGAGTTAGAGCCTGGATTGCAACAAATCATGACAGATCTTTACCCTTGCATAAGACAGGAAACTATCTCTCGCCGTGGTTGGCTAAACTAGCAGCACAACAACACTCAGCAGACGAAGCAATTTTAGTTGATGAAAACGGCAATTGGTTAGAGACGAGTACAGGCAACTTGTGGGGGTGGCGGGATAACTGTTGGTGGACACCACCGTTAACAGCAGGAATACTACCAGGAGTTGCGCGATCGCAACTATTAGAATGGATACAACAGCATTGTCGAGTTCAAGAGGAACCTTGGTTTGCAGATGCAGTCGATACGTTTGAGGCGATCGCCTATTCTAATAGCGTTGTAGAAGTGATTCCGATCCATACGGTGATTGAACAGCATGGAGAAGTCATCCAAAAGACGTACGATCCCTACCACTCTAGTCTCAAGCTATTGCGACAACTTTACGTAGCATGA
- a CDS encoding pentapeptide repeat-containing protein produces the protein MNSEELLRRYAAGERYFPNVDLSHATLQEVNLSGIVLKRAILYGADLSRSNLVGADLNAAILKQANMAATRLNGSHLVGADLTAANLTGADLSSVNLWRADLRKAILCEANLSRANLHEVNLTQADLSKASLSGVQLSKANLTEAVLIDADLNRANLTNTKLMRSRLCGTQLEKVELIASDLTSADLSRTNLEGSNLSEANLAQANLSGANLTGVNLHRANLIAAKAILASLRGANLEQAELTTANLTEADLSWANLSKTNLSGANLHRAILTDVNLNSAILRGANLIDAKLCQVEMNNVDLSWAVVPHMLRMLGE, from the coding sequence ATGAACTCTGAAGAACTGCTGCGGCGCTACGCAGCAGGAGAACGCTACTTTCCTAATGTTGATTTGAGTCATGCAACCTTGCAGGAAGTAAATTTAAGTGGCATTGTGCTCAAACGAGCAATATTATATGGTGCTGATTTGAGTCGTTCAAACTTAGTTGGTGCAGATTTAAATGCAGCTATCCTTAAACAAGCTAATATGGCTGCAACTCGCCTTAATGGCAGTCATTTAGTTGGGGCAGATTTAACAGCAGCAAATTTAACAGGTGCGGATCTCAGTAGTGTTAATTTGTGGAGAGCAGATCTCAGGAAAGCGATATTATGTGAAGCTAACTTGAGCCGTGCTAACTTACATGAAGTGAACTTGACACAAGCAGATTTGAGTAAAGCCTCCTTAAGTGGAGTTCAACTGAGTAAAGCTAATTTAACCGAAGCTGTACTAATAGATGCTGACTTGAATCGTGCAAATTTGACAAACACAAAATTGATGCGATCGCGTTTGTGTGGAACACAGCTAGAAAAGGTAGAGTTGATCGCCAGCGACTTAACATCTGCCGATTTAAGTAGAACAAATTTAGAAGGATCAAATCTTAGTGAAGCTAATTTGGCTCAGGCAAATCTTAGTGGAGCAAATCTAACGGGGGTAAATTTACATCGTGCAAATCTGATTGCTGCCAAAGCTATTTTGGCAAGTTTACGGGGGGCAAATCTAGAGCAAGCAGAACTGACAACCGCAAACTTAACCGAAGCTGACTTAAGTTGGGCAAACTTGAGTAAGACAAACTTGAGTGGAGCTAACTTGCACCGTGCAATCTTAACGGATGTGAATCTCAATTCAGCAATTTTGCGAGGAGCAAACTTAATCGATGCTAAGTTATGTCAAGTAGAAATGAATAATGTCGATTTGAGTTGGGCAGTTGTACCTCATATGTTAAGAATGCTTGGAGAATGA
- a CDS encoding DUF2382 domain-containing protein — MQNHNRIDALLEKLKSKLSNFIVLNNQGNIFAKVVDLKLDNDKQINLVLSIKDSLQQSHLVLLVSKLVQKIDPVNKTVLVNISQAESEKLPQCITTETQRMEFPEVNNNPATPAYAKESNASTHSSEYAETTAVVATELSESGMLTDEVIRLLGERVIVDRNKRKVGEVIVRKEIETRMVEIPVRREKLIVEQVSPERKQLAEIELGQQEITGLELREAEINQLTSLSSRIGTSGGLTVSGEFDSPKIASLLLNAIALERRHGCKKVRIEVVVEDTEQQKTYQEWFERASGKKSEMTQQS, encoded by the coding sequence ATGCAAAACCACAACCGTATAGATGCCCTACTGGAAAAACTCAAAAGTAAATTGAGTAACTTTATTGTCTTAAATAACCAAGGTAATATTTTTGCGAAAGTCGTAGACTTAAAGCTAGATAACGATAAACAAATCAATTTAGTTTTATCTATCAAAGATAGTTTACAACAATCTCATCTAGTTTTATTAGTTAGCAAGCTTGTTCAAAAAATTGATCCTGTGAACAAAACTGTCTTGGTAAATATTAGCCAAGCAGAAAGTGAAAAATTACCGCAGTGTATAACTACAGAGACGCAAAGAATGGAATTTCCAGAAGTTAATAACAACCCAGCAACACCTGCTTACGCAAAAGAAAGTAACGCTAGTACACATAGTAGTGAATATGCTGAAACTACTGCAGTAGTTGCAACTGAATTAAGCGAATCAGGAATGTTAACAGACGAAGTTATTCGCTTACTTGGAGAAAGAGTCATTGTTGACCGCAACAAACGTAAAGTTGGCGAGGTCATTGTCCGTAAAGAAATTGAGACTCGAATGGTAGAAATTCCTGTAAGAAGGGAAAAGCTAATAGTTGAACAAGTCAGTCCAGAGCGAAAGCAACTAGCAGAAATAGAACTAGGACAACAAGAAATTACTGGGCTTGAATTAAGAGAGGCAGAGATTAATCAGTTAACATCGCTTAGTTCAAGAATAGGAACAAGTGGTGGTTTAACAGTGAGTGGTGAATTTGACTCTCCTAAAATTGCCAGTTTACTTCTGAATGCGATCGCACTAGAACGCCGCCACGGTTGCAAGAAAGTGAGAATAGAAGTCGTTGTCGAAGACACTGAACAGCAAAAAACATACCAAGAATGGTTTGAACGTGCTTCGGGTAAAAAGTCTGAAATGACCCAGCAATCTTGA
- a CDS encoding 2Fe-2S iron-sulfur cluster-binding protein, which yields MIKVLAQGKTIICERTANLRQVLLQNEVNPHNGNATIINCRGIGTCGTCAVLVEGEVSEVNWRDKARRSLPPHDPTRNLRLACQTQVLGDVKVTKFNGFWGQGTDIVWS from the coding sequence ATGATAAAAGTGCTAGCTCAAGGAAAGACAATAATTTGCGAACGCACAGCTAATTTGCGTCAAGTTTTGCTGCAAAATGAAGTCAACCCTCATAACGGCAACGCCACAATCATTAACTGTCGCGGTATAGGTACTTGTGGAACCTGTGCCGTCTTAGTGGAAGGAGAAGTATCAGAAGTTAACTGGCGTGACAAAGCACGGCGTTCGCTTCCTCCCCACGATCCTACAAGAAACTTACGTTTAGCTTGTCAAACTCAAGTGTTAGGTGATGTGAAAGTGACAAAATTTAACGGTTTTTGGGGACAAGGTACGGATATTGTGTGGAGTTGA
- a CDS encoding DUF2382 domain-containing protein, whose protein sequence is MPLHKLEDFDPNYRETFGGDDIKSMKLYTEGGEEIGTVQDVLVDPEGHFRYLVINTGFEAVGKKILLPIGLSRIDYNTHRVTVDGLTKLQVEGLPEYNEQLAVDYDYEEQVRKVYRPLVATLQGSELTTPTYDRDSYSYENDSLLYNLNKPNQQSLKLYEERLIATKNRIKTGEVAVGKRVETETAKVSVPIEKERVIIERVSSVEGEIIEPGELSFQEGEIVRIEVYEETPEIHKEAFVREEIKIRKVVEQSTVEAEEIIRREELDIDTQGQPNVNQMNTITHDGM, encoded by the coding sequence ATGCCGTTGCATAAACTTGAAGACTTCGATCCAAATTATCGAGAGACTTTCGGTGGTGATGATATTAAAAGCATGAAGCTTTATACCGAAGGAGGAGAAGAAATAGGTACAGTCCAAGATGTCTTAGTAGATCCGGAAGGACATTTTCGATATTTGGTGATTAACACAGGCTTCGAGGCAGTAGGCAAAAAAATCTTACTACCAATAGGCTTATCTCGAATTGATTACAACACACACCGCGTTACTGTAGATGGATTAACTAAATTACAAGTCGAAGGCTTACCAGAATATAACGAACAATTAGCTGTAGACTACGACTATGAGGAGCAAGTCAGGAAAGTTTATCGCCCTTTAGTCGCCACACTACAAGGCAGCGAGTTAACTACTCCTACTTATGATCGAGATTCGTATAGCTATGAGAATGATTCTTTGCTGTATAACCTTAATAAGCCAAATCAGCAATCATTAAAACTATATGAAGAAAGGTTAATAGCCACAAAGAATCGCATCAAAACAGGTGAAGTAGCGGTTGGTAAACGTGTTGAAACTGAAACTGCGAAAGTATCAGTACCAATAGAAAAAGAGCGAGTTATTATTGAACGCGTATCTTCTGTAGAAGGTGAAATTATTGAGCCTGGAGAACTTAGCTTTCAAGAAGGCGAAATAGTACGAATTGAAGTTTATGAGGAAACCCCAGAGATACATAAAGAAGCATTTGTACGCGAAGAAATCAAAATTAGAAAAGTTGTAGAGCAGAGTACAGTAGAAGCTGAAGAAATAATTCGTCGTGAAGAGTTAGATATTGATACTCAAGGTCAGCCAAACGTTAACCAAATGAATACAATCACTCATGATGGAATGTAA
- the ftsH3 gene encoding ATP-dependent zinc metalloprotease FtsH3, producing the protein MTSVNKRWRNAGLYALLAVVVVALGTAFFDRQPQSRETWRYSQFIQEVEQGRVERVSLSADRTRALVTPLDGEKRVVNLPNDPDLINILTRNEVDISVLPQTDDGFWFRALSSLFVPALLLVGLFFLLRRAQNGPGSQAMNFGKSKARVQMEPQTQVTFGDVAGIDQAKLELNEVVDFLKNADRFTAVGAKIPKGVLLVGPPGTGKTLLARAVAGEAGVPFFSISGSEFVEMFVGVGASRVRDLFEQAKANAPCIVFIDEIDAVGRQRGAGLGGGNDEREQTLNQLLTEMDGFEGNTGIIIIAATNRPDVLDAALLRPGRFDRQVVVDRPDYAGRVEILRVHARGKTLAKDVDVEKIARRTPGFTGADLSNLLNEAAILAARRNLTEISMDEVNDAIDRVLAGPEKKDRVMSEKRKTLVAYHEAGHALVGALMPDYDPVQKISIIPRGRAGGLTWFTPSEDRMETGLYSRSYLENQMAVALGGRIAEEIIFGEEEVTTGASNDLQQVARVARQMVTRFGMSDRLGPVALGRQQGNMFLGRDIVAERDFSEETAATIDDEVRELVEVAYRRAKEVLVDNRHILDQLAQMLIDKETVDSDELQELLANSDVKTAAFA; encoded by the coding sequence TTGACCTCGGTGAATAAACGGTGGAGAAACGCGGGGCTGTACGCACTGCTTGCTGTTGTTGTCGTTGCGCTAGGTACAGCGTTCTTCGATAGACAACCTCAAAGTCGAGAAACATGGCGTTACAGTCAATTTATTCAAGAAGTAGAACAAGGTAGAGTTGAGCGAGTTAGCTTAAGTGCAGATCGCACCAGAGCCTTAGTCACACCTCTAGACGGTGAAAAACGAGTCGTAAACTTGCCAAACGACCCTGACTTAATCAATATTCTGACTAGAAACGAAGTAGATATTTCTGTTCTGCCACAAACTGATGATGGTTTTTGGTTTAGAGCATTAAGCAGTTTATTTGTTCCAGCTTTACTTTTAGTTGGTTTATTTTTCTTACTGCGGCGCGCACAGAATGGTCCTGGTAGCCAAGCAATGAACTTTGGTAAATCTAAAGCCAGAGTTCAAATGGAACCACAAACCCAAGTCACATTTGGTGATGTTGCTGGTATCGATCAAGCCAAACTGGAACTCAACGAAGTTGTAGACTTCCTGAAAAACGCAGACCGCTTCACCGCAGTCGGGGCAAAAATTCCTAAAGGTGTGCTGCTAGTAGGACCTCCAGGAACAGGTAAGACTTTACTCGCGCGTGCAGTTGCAGGAGAAGCAGGCGTTCCGTTCTTCTCGATCTCAGGTTCAGAATTTGTCGAAATGTTCGTGGGTGTTGGTGCTTCCCGCGTGCGTGACTTGTTTGAACAAGCAAAAGCAAATGCACCTTGTATCGTCTTTATCGATGAGATTGACGCTGTTGGTCGTCAGCGGGGTGCTGGCTTAGGTGGCGGTAACGATGAGCGCGAACAAACCCTCAACCAGTTGCTTACCGAAATGGATGGTTTTGAGGGTAACACAGGTATTATCATCATCGCGGCGACTAACCGCCCTGATGTACTTGATGCAGCATTATTGCGCCCAGGTCGTTTTGACCGTCAAGTAGTTGTCGATCGCCCTGACTATGCTGGACGTGTAGAAATCCTGAGAGTTCATGCGCGTGGTAAGACTCTAGCTAAGGATGTCGATGTTGAAAAGATTGCCCGTCGTACTCCTGGCTTTACTGGTGCAGATCTATCAAACTTGTTGAATGAAGCTGCAATTTTAGCCGCACGACGAAATCTCACAGAAATCTCGATGGATGAAGTCAATGATGCGATTGACCGCGTTTTGGCAGGTCCAGAGAAGAAAGATCGCGTGATGAGCGAAAAGCGCAAGACCTTAGTTGCTTATCATGAAGCTGGTCACGCTTTAGTTGGTGCTTTAATGCCTGACTATGACCCTGTCCAGAAAATTAGCATTATTCCTCGCGGTCGTGCTGGTGGTTTAACTTGGTTTACTCCCAGTGAAGATCGCATGGAAACAGGACTTTATAGCCGTTCCTACCTCGAAAACCAAATGGCGGTAGCCTTGGGCGGTCGGATTGCTGAAGAAATCATCTTTGGTGAGGAAGAAGTCACAACGGGTGCTTCTAACGACTTACAGCAAGTTGCTCGCGTTGCCCGTCAAATGGTAACACGCTTTGGCATGAGCGATCGCTTAGGTCCTGTGGCATTAGGTCGTCAGCAAGGCAATATGTTCCTTGGTCGCGATATCGTTGCTGAACGCGATTTCTCGGAAGAAACAGCAGCTACGATTGATGACGAAGTTCGTGAATTAGTAGAAGTCGCTTATCGCCGTGCTAAGGAAGTTCTTGTCGATAATCGTCACATTCTCGATCAGCTAGCACAAATGCTAATTGACAAAGAAACTGTAGACTCTGATGAATTGCAAGAACTACTAGCAAATAGTGATGTTAAAACAGCAGCTTTTGCTTAA
- a CDS encoding DUF2382 domain-containing protein encodes MALVKISDFDPDYREAFDGNDVKGMSVYAQGTDEKIGTVSDVLVDEEGNFRYFIVDLGFWIFGKKVLMPVGRSRIDYGADRVYAVGMTREQAENLPEFDENMAVDYDYEERVRGVYRGQPTVEMPLEAAPLDTAATVGTAAPAPRPTYNRDTYDYKYDEDLYNLKEDTNQNLKLYQERLVANKVRRKAGEVSIGKRVETETAQVSIPIEKERVVIERVSPTDAGRAVDPNQVRFGEGEATRVELYEETPEVRKEAFVREEVRVRKEVDQETVQAQETIRREELDIHNEGTVVEGSDRLPNDRLPNDRV; translated from the coding sequence ATGGCACTTGTAAAAATTAGCGATTTTGATCCAGACTATCGCGAAGCCTTTGATGGTAATGATGTTAAAGGAATGAGCGTATACGCACAAGGAACAGACGAAAAGATTGGTACTGTTAGCGATGTTTTAGTAGACGAAGAAGGTAATTTCCGTTATTTCATTGTTGATTTAGGATTCTGGATTTTTGGCAAAAAAGTATTAATGCCTGTAGGTCGTTCTCGCATTGACTACGGAGCTGACAGAGTATATGCAGTGGGAATGACCAGAGAACAAGCAGAAAATTTGCCAGAGTTTGATGAAAACATGGCAGTAGACTACGACTATGAAGAGCGCGTTCGTGGCGTATATCGCGGTCAACCTACTGTTGAAATGCCTTTAGAAGCTGCACCCTTAGATACAGCTGCAACTGTTGGTACAGCAGCTCCTGCTCCCAGACCAACCTATAACCGCGATACCTATGATTATAAGTATGATGAAGATTTGTATAACCTCAAAGAAGATACAAATCAAAATCTGAAACTTTATCAAGAGCGCTTAGTAGCTAACAAGGTACGCAGAAAAGCAGGAGAAGTTTCTATTGGTAAGCGCGTAGAAACAGAAACTGCTCAAGTCTCTATTCCTATCGAAAAAGAGCGGGTAGTCATTGAGAGAGTATCTCCTACCGATGCAGGCAGAGCTGTAGATCCTAACCAAGTTAGGTTTGGTGAAGGTGAAGCAACTCGTGTAGAACTTTACGAAGAAACTCCAGAAGTTCGTAAAGAAGCCTTTGTTCGTGAAGAAGTTAGAGTTAGAAAAGAAGTAGACCAAGAAACTGTACAAGCTCAAGAAACAATACGTCGTGAAGAACTAGATATTCACAACGAAGGTACAGTTGTCGAGGGATCAGATCGTCTACCCAACGATCGCTTACCAAATGATCGCGTGTAG
- the cimA gene encoding citramalate synthase: protein MNANSSNRLWIYDTTLRDGTQREGLSVSTEDKLRIARRLDQLGIPFIEGGWPGANPKDVQFFWQLQEEPLQQAEIVAFCSTRRPHIPAAEDPLLQAILSAGTRWVTIFGKSWDLHVTEGLKTSLDENLVMIRDTIEYLRSQGRRVIYDAEHWFDGFKYNREYALETLHAAIASGAEWLVLCDTNGGTLPHEVGAIVKNVVEVVGDRNSPQIGIHTHNDSDTAVANAIAGVLEGARMVQGTMNGYGERCGNANLCSLIPNLQLKLGYSCIQTEQLAQLAQTSRFISEVVNLAPDDHAPFVGRSAFAHKGGIHVSAVERNPLTYEHIQPEQVGNSRRIVISDQAGLSNVIAKARTFGIELDKQNPAARQILQHLKKLESEGYQFEAAEASFDLLMREALGKRQQFFTIKGFQVHCDLVSGIEQQNNSALATVKVTVNGQDILEAAEGNGPVAALDEALRKALVNFYPQIAEFELSDYKVRILDEHSGTSAKTRVLVESRSQHQRWTTVGVSTNILAASYQAVVEGLEYGLLLHLSTGVAFKMVKGNG, encoded by the coding sequence ATGAATGCAAATTCCTCCAATCGACTTTGGATTTATGACACGACATTACGCGATGGTACTCAGCGAGAGGGACTATCGGTGTCAACTGAAGATAAACTGCGAATTGCTCGTAGGTTAGATCAGTTAGGGATACCATTTATTGAAGGTGGGTGGCCTGGGGCAAATCCCAAGGATGTACAATTTTTTTGGCAATTACAAGAAGAACCACTCCAACAAGCAGAAATTGTGGCGTTTTGTTCGACTCGTCGCCCGCATATTCCAGCTGCGGAAGATCCACTCCTACAAGCGATTCTCTCAGCAGGAACGCGCTGGGTAACTATTTTTGGTAAATCTTGGGATTTACACGTTACTGAAGGCTTAAAAACTAGCTTAGACGAAAATCTGGTAATGATTCGAGATACGATTGAGTATCTCCGCAGCCAAGGACGCCGCGTGATTTACGATGCTGAACACTGGTTTGATGGCTTTAAGTACAACCGAGAATATGCTTTGGAAACACTCCATGCTGCGATCGCTTCTGGTGCTGAATGGCTTGTACTGTGTGATACGAATGGCGGTACTCTACCGCACGAAGTCGGCGCAATTGTTAAAAATGTTGTGGAAGTCGTCGGCGATCGCAACTCGCCGCAAATTGGTATCCATACACACAATGATTCTGATACTGCAGTAGCCAATGCGATCGCGGGTGTCCTTGAAGGCGCGAGAATGGTACAAGGCACGATGAATGGTTATGGCGAACGTTGCGGTAATGCTAACTTGTGTTCGCTGATTCCTAACCTACAGCTGAAGTTAGGCTACTCGTGTATTCAAACCGAACAACTTGCCCAACTTGCCCAAACAAGCCGCTTCATTAGTGAAGTTGTTAATCTTGCACCAGACGATCATGCACCTTTTGTTGGACGTTCAGCATTTGCCCATAAAGGCGGTATTCATGTTTCTGCGGTGGAACGCAATCCCTTAACTTACGAACACATTCAACCCGAACAAGTTGGCAATAGTCGCCGTATTGTCATTTCCGATCAAGCAGGATTGAGTAATGTCATCGCCAAAGCACGCACTTTTGGCATTGAACTTGATAAACAAAACCCCGCTGCTCGTCAAATTTTACAACATCTTAAAAAATTAGAAAGTGAAGGTTATCAGTTTGAAGCTGCTGAAGCTAGCTTTGACTTATTAATGCGCGAAGCTTTAGGAAAACGCCAGCAGTTTTTTACGATCAAAGGCTTTCAAGTTCACTGCGATTTAGTATCAGGTATTGAACAACAAAATAACAGTGCGTTAGCAACAGTAAAAGTTACAGTCAACGGTCAAGATATTCTAGAAGCTGCAGAAGGAAACGGTCCAGTTGCTGCGTTAGATGAAGCATTACGTAAGGCATTGGTCAACTTTTATCCACAAATTGCTGAATTTGAACTATCCGACTACAAAGTACGAATCCTCGACGAACATAGCGGCACTTCAGCCAAAACTCGTGTCTTAGTAGAATCACGGAGTCAACATCAACGTTGGACAACTGTCGGTGTTTCTACGAATATTTTGGCAGCCTCTTATCAAGCGGTAGTAGAAGGACTAGAATATGGCTTATTATTACATTTGTCTACGGGAGTGGCATTTAAAATGGTAAAGGGTAATGGGTAA
- a CDS encoding bifunctional 4-hydroxy-2-oxoglutarate aldolase/2-dehydro-3-deoxy-phosphogluconate aldolase — protein MMKAWLDLLQRHRAIAVIRTTQSAQGYQMAKAVVAGGMHLIEVAWTSDKSAELIARLQAELPHCTIGTGTLLNLEQLNDAIAAGAKFLFSPHCDTAMIHAAVQQNIPIIPGALSPTEIVHAYSAGASGVKVFPIQAVGGASYIKSLQGPLGHIPLIPTGGVTLSNAREFIVAGAIAVGLASELFPKHLVDPENWEAISQHAKTLMEQLH, from the coding sequence ATGATGAAGGCTTGGTTAGACTTATTGCAACGACATCGCGCGATCGCAGTTATTCGGACGACTCAAAGTGCACAAGGCTATCAAATGGCAAAAGCCGTAGTTGCAGGAGGAATGCATTTAATTGAAGTAGCTTGGACTAGTGACAAAAGTGCAGAGTTAATCGCACGCCTGCAAGCTGAGTTACCACACTGTACAATTGGTACAGGCACACTGCTAAATTTAGAGCAGTTAAACGATGCGATCGCCGCCGGAGCAAAATTTCTCTTCAGTCCGCATTGCGATACTGCTATGATTCATGCTGCTGTACAACAAAATATACCTATTATTCCTGGGGCGCTGTCACCAACAGAAATTGTTCATGCTTACAGTGCTGGAGCAAGTGGTGTTAAAGTTTTTCCTATCCAAGCTGTAGGTGGTGCAAGCTATATCAAAAGTTTGCAAGGACCACTCGGACACATACCATTAATTCCGACAGGAGGAGTAACGTTATCAAATGCACGGGAGTTTATTGTAGCTGGAGCGATCGCCGTAGGTTTAGCCAGTGAATTATTTCCTAAGCACTTAGTTGATCCTGAGAACTGGGAGGCGATTAGTCAACACGCTAAAACATTGATGGAACAACTGCACTAA